From Streptomyces chrestomyceticus JCM 4735, one genomic window encodes:
- a CDS encoding ribonuclease J, with protein sequence MSHPHPELGAPPKLPKGGLRVTPLGGLGEIGRNMTVFEYGGRLLIVDCGVLFPEEEQPGIDLILPDFSSIRDRLDDIDGIVLTHGHEDHIGGVPYLLREKPDIPLIGSKLTLALIEAKLQEHRIRPYTLEVAEGDTEAIGPFDCEFVAVNHSIPDALAVAIRTPAGMVVHTGDFKMDQLPLDRRLTDLPKFAKLGEEGIDLLLSDSTNAEVPGFVPPERDISNVLRQVFASAQKRIIVASFASHVHRIQQILDAAHEYGRRVAFVGRSMVRNMGIARELGYLKVPAGLVVDVKALDDLPDDEVVLVCTGSQGEPMAALSRMANRDHQIRIVPGDTVILASSLIPGNENAVYRVINGLTRWGANVVHKGNAKVHVSGHASAGELLYFYNICKPKNLMPVHGEWRHLRANAELGALTGVPKDRIVIAEDGVVVDLVKGVAKIVGKVQAGYVYVDGLSVGDVTESSLKDRRILGDEGIISVFLVVDSSTGKIVGGPHIQARGSGIDDADFAAVMPKIDEILAKAAQDGVAEPHQLQQLVRRAIGKWVSDNFRRRPMILPVVVEV encoded by the coding sequence TTGAGTCATCCGCATCCTGAGCTCGGCGCGCCGCCGAAGCTCCCCAAGGGCGGCCTGCGCGTCACCCCCCTCGGCGGCCTGGGTGAGATCGGCCGCAACATGACGGTCTTCGAATACGGCGGCCGGCTGCTGATCGTCGACTGCGGAGTGCTTTTCCCGGAGGAGGAGCAGCCCGGAATCGACCTGATCCTGCCGGACTTCTCGTCCATCAGGGACCGCCTCGACGACATCGACGGCATCGTGCTCACGCACGGCCACGAGGACCACATCGGCGGTGTCCCCTACCTCCTGCGCGAGAAGCCGGACATCCCGCTGATCGGCTCCAAGCTGACCCTCGCCCTCATCGAGGCGAAGCTCCAGGAGCACCGCATCCGGCCGTACACGCTGGAGGTCGCGGAGGGCGACACGGAGGCCATCGGCCCCTTCGACTGCGAGTTCGTCGCGGTCAACCACTCCATCCCGGACGCCCTCGCGGTCGCCATCCGCACCCCCGCGGGCATGGTCGTGCACACCGGCGACTTCAAGATGGACCAGCTCCCGCTGGACCGCCGCCTGACCGACCTCCCGAAGTTCGCCAAGCTGGGCGAGGAGGGCATCGACCTCCTGCTGTCCGACTCCACGAACGCCGAGGTCCCGGGCTTCGTCCCGCCCGAGCGCGACATTTCCAATGTGCTGCGCCAGGTCTTCGCGAGCGCCCAGAAGCGCATCATCGTGGCCAGCTTCGCCAGCCATGTGCACCGCATCCAGCAGATCCTGGACGCGGCACACGAGTACGGCCGCCGGGTCGCGTTCGTGGGCCGCTCGATGGTCCGCAACATGGGCATCGCCCGTGAACTGGGCTACCTGAAGGTCCCGGCCGGACTGGTCGTCGACGTCAAGGCCCTCGACGACCTGCCGGACGACGAGGTCGTGCTGGTCTGCACGGGTTCCCAGGGCGAGCCGATGGCGGCCCTGTCCCGGATGGCCAACCGCGACCACCAGATCCGTATCGTCCCCGGCGACACGGTGATCCTGGCGTCGTCGCTGATCCCCGGCAACGAGAACGCGGTCTACCGCGTCATCAACGGCCTGACCCGCTGGGGCGCCAACGTCGTCCACAAGGGCAACGCCAAGGTGCACGTCTCGGGCCACGCATCGGCCGGCGAGCTGCTGTACTTCTACAACATCTGCAAGCCGAAGAACCTGATGCCGGTGCACGGCGAATGGCGCCATCTGCGCGCCAACGCCGAACTCGGCGCGCTGACCGGTGTCCCCAAGGACCGGATCGTCATCGCCGAGGACGGCGTGGTCGTCGACCTGGTCAAGGGCGTCGCCAAGATCGTCGGCAAGGTCCAGGCGGGCTACGTCTACGTCGACGGCCTCTCGGTCGGCGACGTCACCGAGTCCTCCCTCAAGGACCGCCGCATCCTCGGCGACGAGGGCATCATCTCGGTGTTCCTGGTCGTGGACTCCAGCACCGGCAAGATCGTCGGCGGGCCGCACATCCAGGCCCGTGGCTCGGGCATCGACGACGCGGACTTCGCCGCGGTGATGCCCAAGATCGACGAGATCCTCGCCAAGGCCGCCCAGGACGGCGTCGCGGAGCCGCACCAGCTCCAGCAGCTCGTCCGCAGGGCCATCGGCAAGTGGGTCTCCGACAACTTCCGCCGGCGCCCGATGATCCTTCCGGTGGTCGTCGAGGTCTGA
- the dapA gene encoding 4-hydroxy-tetrahydrodipicolinate synthase, producing the protein MAPTSTPQTPFGRVLTAMVTPFTADGALDLDGAQQLAAHLVDSGNDGLIVNGTTGESPTTSDAEKARLVRAVVDAVGDRAFVVAGAGTNDTDHSLELARAARDAGAHGLLAVTPYYSKPPQEGLFRHFTAIADATDLPVMLYDIPGRSGVPINTETMVRLAEHPRIVANKDAKGDLGRASWAIARSNLAWYSGDDMLNLPLLSVGAVGFVSVVGHVVTPELRALLDAHLHGDVTKATEIHQKLLPVFTGMFRTQGVITTKAALGLQGLPAGPLRLPLVELSADETEQLKRDLAAGGVQL; encoded by the coding sequence ATGGCTCCGACTTCCACACCGCAGACCCCCTTCGGGCGGGTGCTGACCGCCATGGTCACGCCGTTCACGGCGGATGGCGCTCTCGACCTCGACGGTGCGCAGCAGCTCGCCGCGCACCTGGTGGACTCCGGCAACGACGGTCTCATCGTCAACGGCACCACCGGTGAGTCACCGACCACCAGCGATGCGGAGAAAGCCCGGCTGGTCCGGGCCGTGGTGGACGCGGTCGGAGACCGGGCCTTCGTCGTCGCCGGAGCCGGCACCAACGACACCGACCACAGCCTGGAGCTGGCCCGCGCCGCGCGCGACGCCGGGGCCCACGGCCTGCTCGCCGTGACGCCGTACTACAGCAAGCCCCCGCAGGAAGGTCTCTTCCGGCATTTCACCGCCATTGCGGACGCCACCGACCTGCCGGTCATGCTCTACGACATCCCCGGCCGCAGCGGTGTGCCGATCAACACCGAGACCATGGTGCGGCTCGCCGAGCACCCGCGCATCGTCGCCAACAAGGACGCCAAGGGCGACCTCGGCCGCGCGAGCTGGGCCATCGCCCGCTCGAACCTCGCGTGGTACAGCGGCGACGACATGCTCAACCTCCCGCTGCTGTCGGTCGGCGCCGTCGGCTTCGTCTCGGTCGTCGGCCACGTCGTCACGCCCGAGCTGCGCGCCCTGCTCGACGCCCACCTGCACGGTGACGTCACCAAGGCCACCGAGATCCACCAGAAGCTGCTGCCGGTCTTCACCGGCATGTTCCGCACCCAGGGCGTCATCACGACCAAGGCTGCGCTCGGGCTCCAGGGCCTGCCCGCCGGGCCGCTGCGCCTGCCGCTGGTGGAACTGTCGGCCGACGAGACCGAACAGCTCAAGCGCGATCTTGCCGCCGGCGGGGTACAGCTGTAA
- the thyX gene encoding FAD-dependent thymidylate synthase yields MSPTPAESVEASEGTAPSFRSEVTVELVKHSAADSDVLWAARVSTAGEQSLEELQKDPERSKGLINYLMRDRHGSPFEHNSMTFFISAPIFVFREFMRHRVGWSYNEESGRYRQLEPVFYVPGTSRKLVQQGRPGKYEFVEGTPEQHALAGKVMEDSYRQAYEAYQEMLAAGVAREVARSVLPVGLFSSMYATCNARSLMHFLGLRTQHELAAVPSFPQREIEMVGEQMEAHWARLMPLTHAAFNANGRIAP; encoded by the coding sequence GTGTCACCTACCCCCGCCGAGAGCGTCGAAGCGTCCGAAGGCACGGCCCCCAGCTTCCGGAGCGAGGTGACGGTCGAGCTGGTCAAGCACAGCGCCGCGGACAGTGACGTGCTGTGGGCGGCCCGTGTCTCCACCGCCGGCGAGCAGTCGCTGGAGGAGCTCCAGAAGGACCCGGAGCGCTCCAAGGGCCTGATCAACTACCTGATGCGGGACCGGCACGGCAGCCCCTTCGAGCACAACTCGATGACCTTCTTCATCAGCGCGCCGATCTTCGTCTTCCGTGAGTTCATGCGGCACCGCGTCGGCTGGTCCTACAACGAGGAGTCCGGCCGCTACCGTCAGCTCGAACCGGTCTTCTACGTGCCCGGCACGTCCCGCAAGCTCGTCCAGCAGGGCCGCCCCGGCAAGTACGAGTTCGTCGAGGGCACCCCCGAGCAGCACGCGCTCGCCGGCAAGGTCATGGAGGACTCCTACCGGCAGGCGTACGAGGCCTACCAGGAGATGCTGGCCGCCGGCGTCGCCCGCGAGGTGGCCCGCTCGGTCCTGCCCGTCGGCCTGTTCTCCTCGATGTACGCGACCTGCAACGCCCGTTCGCTGATGCACTTCCTCGGCCTGCGTACGCAGCACGAGCTCGCGGCCGTGCCGTCCTTCCCGCAGCGCGAGATCGAGATGGTCGGCGAGCAGATGGAGGCCCACTGGGCCCGCCTGATGCCGCTCACCCACGCCGCCTTCAACGCCAACGGCCGTATCGCCCCGTAA
- a CDS encoding PH domain-containing protein, with product MPLTFLTADRDLDDQAGQAVEAPLPHAGPDRWRRPYRPGPGRVGAAAVLLLLASFVLLSAVIIVAAGALPAAAVCAGIAALIIALAVRFLRVGVWVSAHGLRQVELLRTTTLRWSEVAAVRTAQRPVRWLGVPRTVQGQALVVERRDGSALRTLVTDHNADFLARPEAFDLAADVLEAWAAEYCR from the coding sequence GTGCCCCTGACCTTCCTGACGGCCGACCGCGATCTCGACGACCAGGCCGGTCAGGCGGTCGAAGCGCCGTTGCCCCACGCGGGGCCGGACCGCTGGCGCCGCCCTTACCGTCCGGGCCCTGGACGCGTGGGGGCGGCCGCCGTGCTTCTGCTGCTGGCCTCGTTCGTCCTGCTGTCCGCGGTGATCATCGTGGCCGCGGGGGCGCTGCCCGCCGCCGCTGTCTGCGCCGGTATCGCGGCGCTGATCATCGCGCTCGCGGTGCGCTTCCTGCGGGTGGGGGTGTGGGTGAGTGCCCACGGCCTGCGTCAGGTCGAGCTGCTGCGGACCACGACGCTGCGCTGGAGCGAGGTCGCCGCAGTCCGTACGGCTCAGCGGCCGGTGCGCTGGCTGGGTGTGCCGCGGACGGTCCAGGGCCAGGCGCTGGTCGTCGAGCGGCGGGACGGCAGCGCGCTGCGGACGCTCGTGACGGACCACAACGCGGACTTCCTGGCGCGTCCCGAGGCGTTCGACCTGGCCGCTGACGTCCTGGAGGCGTGGGCGGCGGAGTACTGCCGGTAG
- a CDS encoding tetratricopeptide repeat protein, with translation MRAKITYCVLAAVLVVYFVLVGSRGVLLIEQGTVLTVAFGVAVLILPFIGLWFLWHTTQFARKAGRLARELEAEGGLPVDELKRTPGGRIDRDSADEVFDRRRAETERAPEDWRAWFRLAVAYHDARDTPRARKAMQRAIALHEGKPVRV, from the coding sequence GTGCGTGCAAAGATCACCTACTGCGTTCTCGCGGCGGTCCTGGTCGTCTACTTCGTCCTCGTCGGCAGCCGCGGCGTCCTGCTCATCGAGCAGGGCACCGTACTGACCGTCGCGTTCGGCGTCGCCGTCCTGATCCTGCCGTTCATCGGACTGTGGTTCCTCTGGCACACCACCCAGTTCGCCCGTAAGGCAGGCCGCCTGGCGCGCGAGCTGGAGGCCGAGGGCGGGCTGCCGGTCGACGAGCTGAAGCGCACCCCGGGCGGCCGGATCGACCGGGACTCCGCCGACGAGGTCTTCGACCGGCGGCGTGCCGAGACCGAGCGGGCGCCGGAGGACTGGCGGGCCTGGTTCCGGCTGGCGGTCGCCTACCACGACGCCCGGGACACCCCGCGGGCCCGTAAGGCGATGCAGCGGGCCATCGCCCTGCACGAGGGCAAGCCCGTACGGGTCTGA
- the dapB gene encoding 4-hydroxy-tetrahydrodipicolinate reductase yields the protein MSKLRVAVIGAKGRIGSEAVRAVEAAEDMELVAALGRGDGLETLTEAGAQVAVELTHPDAVMDNLEFCVRNGIHGVVGTTGWTDERLARLRTWLDASPRTGVLIAPNFSIGAVLTMRFAQQAARFFESAEVIELHHPNKADAPSGTAARTAKLIAEARAAADCPPQPDATSSALDGARGADVDGIPVHSVRLRGLLAHQEVLLGGVGETLTIRHDSLHHSSFMPGILLGARRVVATPGLTMGLENFLDLD from the coding sequence ATGAGCAAGCTGCGCGTGGCGGTCATCGGCGCCAAGGGCCGCATCGGCTCCGAGGCCGTACGGGCCGTCGAGGCCGCCGAGGACATGGAACTGGTCGCGGCCCTGGGCCGGGGCGACGGGCTGGAGACGCTGACCGAGGCCGGCGCCCAGGTCGCGGTCGAGCTGACCCACCCGGACGCCGTCATGGACAACCTGGAGTTCTGCGTCCGCAACGGCATCCACGGCGTCGTCGGCACCACCGGCTGGACCGACGAGCGCCTCGCGCGGCTGCGCACCTGGCTGGACGCGTCGCCCCGCACGGGCGTGCTCATCGCCCCGAACTTCTCCATCGGCGCGGTGCTGACCATGCGGTTCGCGCAGCAGGCGGCCCGGTTCTTCGAGTCGGCCGAGGTCATCGAGCTGCACCACCCGAACAAGGCCGACGCGCCCTCGGGCACCGCGGCCCGCACGGCCAAGCTGATCGCCGAGGCCCGCGCCGCCGCGGACTGCCCGCCGCAGCCGGACGCCACCAGCAGCGCGCTGGACGGCGCCCGCGGCGCGGACGTGGACGGCATCCCCGTCCACTCCGTACGGCTGCGCGGCCTCCTGGCCCACCAGGAGGTGCTGCTCGGCGGAGTGGGGGAGACCCTCACCATCCGCCACGACTCGCTCCACCACAGCAGCTTCATGCCGGGCATCCTGCTCGGCGCGCGCCGCGTGGTGGCCACTCCCGGCCTGACCATGGGCCTGGAGAACTTCCTCGACCTGGACTGA
- a CDS encoding M16 family metallopeptidase yields MTSRSSRTTARTSSEGRAVARTQTLLKGTNGAGTVRKTVLPGGLRVVTETLPSVRSVTFGIWANVGSRDETPSLNGATHYLEHLLFKGTRKRSALDISAAIDEVGGEMNAFTAKEYTCYYARVLDTDLPLAIDVVCDMLTGSLIEPADVDAERGVILEEIAMTEDDPGDCVHDLFAHTMLGDTPLGRPVLGSVDTVNALTPERIRRFYKKHYDPTRLVVAAAGNVDHAKVVRMVRAAFEKAGALDRTDAVPMGPRDGSRAIRTAGRVELLNRRSEQAHVILGVPGLARTDDRRWAMGVLNTALGGGMSSRLFQEVREKRGLAYSVYSYTSGYADCGLFGVYAGCRPNQVDDVLKICRDQLDQVAEEGLTDDEIRRAIGQLRGSTVLGLEDTGALMNRIGKSELCWGAQMSVDDMLARIAAVTPDEVRELARDVLGQRPSLSVIGPLKDRQADRLHDAVA; encoded by the coding sequence GTGACGTCCCGTAGCTCACGGACGACGGCCCGCACCTCTTCGGAGGGGCGGGCCGTCGCCCGTACCCAAACGCTTCTCAAGGGCACCAACGGCGCCGGCACGGTCCGCAAGACGGTCCTGCCCGGCGGCCTGCGGGTGGTCACCGAGACCCTGCCCTCCGTCCGGTCCGTCACCTTCGGCATCTGGGCCAACGTCGGCTCCCGTGACGAGACCCCGTCGCTGAACGGCGCCACCCACTACCTGGAGCACCTGCTCTTCAAGGGCACCAGGAAGCGCAGCGCGCTCGACATCTCCGCCGCGATCGACGAGGTCGGCGGCGAGATGAACGCCTTCACGGCGAAGGAGTACACCTGCTACTACGCGCGGGTGCTGGACACCGACCTGCCGCTCGCCATCGACGTGGTCTGCGACATGCTGACCGGCTCGCTCATCGAGCCCGCCGACGTCGACGCCGAGCGCGGCGTGATCCTGGAAGAGATCGCGATGACCGAGGACGACCCGGGCGACTGCGTGCACGACCTGTTCGCGCACACCATGCTCGGTGACACCCCCCTCGGCCGCCCGGTCCTCGGCTCCGTCGACACGGTCAACGCCCTCACCCCCGAGCGCATCCGCCGCTTCTACAAGAAGCACTACGACCCGACCCGCCTGGTCGTCGCCGCCGCCGGCAACGTCGACCACGCCAAGGTCGTCCGGATGGTCCGCGCCGCCTTCGAGAAGGCCGGTGCCCTCGACCGTACGGACGCGGTGCCGATGGGCCCGCGCGACGGCTCCCGCGCCATCCGTACGGCGGGCCGGGTGGAACTGCTCAACCGCAGGTCCGAGCAGGCCCACGTGATCCTCGGCGTCCCGGGCCTGGCCCGGACCGACGACCGCCGCTGGGCCATGGGCGTCCTGAACACCGCCCTCGGCGGCGGCATGAGCTCCCGCCTCTTCCAGGAGGTACGGGAGAAGCGCGGCCTGGCCTACAGCGTGTACTCGTACACCTCCGGCTACGCCGACTGCGGTCTGTTCGGCGTGTACGCGGGCTGCCGCCCGAACCAGGTCGACGACGTCCTGAAGATCTGCCGCGACCAGCTCGACCAGGTCGCCGAAGAGGGGCTGACGGACGACGAGATCCGCCGCGCGATCGGGCAACTGCGCGGTTCCACCGTGCTCGGCCTGGAGGACACCGGCGCGCTGATGAACCGCATCGGCAAGAGCGAGCTGTGCTGGGGCGCCCAGATGTCGGTCGACGACATGCTGGCCCGGATAGCGGCGGTCACCCCGGACGAGGTACGGGAACTGGCCCGCGATGTACTGGGACAGCGCCCGTCGCTGTCCGTCATCGGCCCGCTGAAGGACCGGCAGGCGGACCGGCTGCACGACGCGGTCGCCTGA
- a CDS encoding polyribonucleotide nucleotidyltransferase, giving the protein MENETHYAEAVIDNGSFGTRTIRFETGRLAKQAAGSAVAYLDDDTMVLSATSASKTPKDQLDFFPLTVDVEERMYAAGKIPGSFFRREGRPSEDAILTCRLIDRPLRPSFKKGLRNEIQIVETIMALNPDHLYDVVAINAASCSTQLAGLPFSGPIGGTRVALINGQWVAFPTHTELENAVFDMVVAGRVLPDGDVAIMMVEAEATEKTIQLVKDGAEAPTEEVVAAGLEAAKPFIKVLCKAQSDLAAKAAKPVGDFPVFLDFQDDVLEALTAAVKDELAQALTIAGKQDREAELDRVKAVAAEKLLPQFEGREKEISAAYRALTKSLVRERVIKDKVRIDGRGVTDIRTLAAEVEAIPRVHGSALFERGETQILGVTTLNMLRMEQQLDTLSPVTRKRYMHNYNFPPYSVGETGRVGSPKRREIGHGALAERAIVPVLPTREEFPYAIRQVSEALGSNGSTSMGSVCASTMSLLNAGVPLKAPVAGIAMGLISEEIDGKTHYVALTDILGAEDAFGDMDFKVAGTKQFVTALQLDTKLDGIPASVLAAALKQARDARLHILDVMNEAIDVPDEMSPNAPRIITVKIPVDKIGEVIGPKGKMINQIQEDTGADITIEDDGTIYIGAADGPAAEAARATINGIANPTMPEVGERYLGTVVKTTTFGAFVSLLPGKDGLLHISQIRKLAGGKRVENVEDVLAVGAKVQVEIAEIDQRGKLSLAPVIEGEDDDAKDDTAK; this is encoded by the coding sequence GTGGAGAACGAGACCCACTACGCCGAGGCCGTCATCGACAACGGCTCCTTCGGCACCCGCACCATCCGCTTCGAGACGGGCCGCCTGGCCAAGCAGGCCGCCGGCTCCGCCGTCGCGTACCTGGACGACGACACCATGGTGCTGTCGGCCACCAGCGCGTCCAAGACGCCCAAGGATCAGCTCGACTTCTTCCCCCTGACGGTGGACGTCGAAGAGCGCATGTACGCGGCCGGCAAGATCCCCGGCTCCTTCTTCCGCCGTGAGGGCCGGCCCTCCGAGGACGCGATCCTCACCTGCCGCCTGATCGACCGGCCGCTGCGCCCCTCCTTCAAGAAGGGCCTGCGCAACGAGATCCAGATCGTCGAGACGATCATGGCGCTCAACCCCGACCACCTCTACGACGTGGTCGCGATCAACGCCGCCTCCTGCTCCACGCAGCTCGCCGGCCTGCCCTTCTCCGGCCCGATCGGCGGCACCCGCGTCGCACTGATCAACGGCCAGTGGGTCGCCTTCCCGACCCACACCGAGCTGGAGAACGCGGTCTTCGACATGGTCGTCGCCGGCCGTGTCCTCCCGGACGGCGATGTCGCGATCATGATGGTCGAGGCCGAGGCCACCGAGAAGACCATCCAGCTCGTCAAGGACGGCGCCGAGGCCCCCACCGAGGAGGTCGTCGCCGCCGGTCTGGAGGCCGCCAAGCCCTTCATCAAGGTGCTGTGCAAGGCCCAGTCGGACCTGGCCGCCAAGGCCGCCAAGCCGGTCGGCGACTTCCCGGTCTTCCTCGACTTCCAGGACGACGTCCTGGAGGCGCTGACCGCCGCCGTCAAGGACGAGCTGGCCCAGGCGCTGACCATCGCGGGCAAGCAGGACCGCGAGGCCGAGCTGGACCGCGTCAAGGCCGTGGCCGCCGAGAAGCTGCTCCCGCAGTTCGAGGGCCGCGAGAAGGAGATCTCCGCCGCCTACCGCGCGCTGACCAAGTCCCTCGTGCGCGAGCGCGTGATCAAGGACAAGGTCCGTATCGACGGCCGTGGCGTGACGGACATCCGTACGCTCGCCGCCGAGGTCGAGGCGATCCCGCGGGTGCACGGCTCGGCGCTGTTCGAGCGTGGCGAGACCCAGATCCTGGGCGTCACCACCCTGAACATGCTCCGCATGGAGCAGCAGCTCGACACCCTCTCCCCGGTGACCCGCAAGCGCTACATGCACAACTACAACTTCCCGCCGTACTCCGTCGGTGAGACCGGCCGCGTGGGCTCGCCCAAGCGCCGCGAGATCGGCCACGGCGCGCTCGCCGAGCGCGCCATCGTGCCGGTGCTGCCGACGCGCGAGGAGTTCCCGTACGCCATCCGCCAGGTCTCCGAGGCGCTGGGCTCCAACGGCTCCACCTCGATGGGCTCGGTCTGCGCCTCGACGATGTCGCTGCTGAACGCCGGTGTGCCCCTGAAGGCCCCGGTCGCCGGTATCGCCATGGGCCTGATCTCCGAGGAGATCGACGGCAAGACGCACTACGTCGCCCTCACCGACATCCTCGGTGCGGAGGACGCGTTCGGCGACATGGACTTCAAGGTCGCCGGTACGAAGCAGTTCGTCACCGCCCTGCAACTGGACACCAAGCTGGACGGCATCCCGGCGTCCGTGCTGGCCGCGGCCCTCAAGCAGGCCCGCGACGCCCGTCTGCACATCCTGGACGTGATGAACGAGGCGATCGACGTTCCGGACGAGATGTCCCCGAACGCGCCGCGCATCATCACCGTCAAGATCCCGGTGGACAAGATCGGTGAGGTCATCGGCCCCAAGGGCAAGATGATCAACCAGATCCAGGAGGACACCGGCGCCGACATCACGATCGAGGACGACGGCACCATCTACATCGGTGCCGCCGACGGCCCGGCCGCCGAGGCCGCCCGCGCCACGATCAACGGCATCGCCAACCCGACCATGCCGGAGGTCGGCGAGCGCTACCTGGGCACGGTCGTCAAGACCACCACCTTCGGTGCGTTCGTCTCGCTGCTCCCGGGCAAGGACGGTCTGCTGCACATCTCGCAGATCCGCAAGCTGGCCGGCGGCAAGCGCGTCGAGAACGTCGAGGACGTGCTCGCCGTGGGCGCCAAGGTCCAGGTGGAGATCGCCGAGATCGACCAGCGCGGCAAGCTGTCGCTGGCCCCGGTCATCGAGGGCGAAGACGACGACGCGAAGGACGACACCGCCAAGTGA
- the rpsO gene encoding 30S ribosomal protein S15, with translation MSLDAATKKQIMAEFATKEGDTGSPEVQVALLSRRISDLTEHLKTHKHDHHSRRGLLLLVGQRRRLLQYLAKKDITRFRALVERLGIRRGAAGAK, from the coding sequence GTGTCGCTCGACGCCGCCACGAAGAAGCAGATCATGGCCGAGTTCGCCACCAAGGAGGGCGACACCGGCTCCCCCGAGGTCCAGGTCGCGCTGCTCTCCCGCCGCATCTCGGACCTGACCGAGCACCTGAAGACGCACAAGCACGACCACCACTCCCGCCGTGGTCTGCTGCTGCTCGTCGGCCAGCGCCGCCGCCTGCTGCAGTACCTGGCGAAGAAGGACATCACGCGCTTCCGTGCGCTGGTCGAGCGCCTGGGCATCCGCCGCGGCGCGGCGGGCGCCAAGTAA
- the eccD gene encoding type VII secretion integral membrane protein EccD gives MSTTTGTGFCRVTVAAPDARIDVALPEDVALVDIYPEILRLSGQSQAEGAPTGYHLVRRDGTVLDAGQSLAQQRILDGDLLLLRPFAESLPLPVFDDVSDAVASAVKRNRNRWSDDLMNIVGLTAGVLLLVMMAFALWFSNPADRDMHRLPGIIAGVTGIVLVALSGVRARIYDDHGSSIALGLASLPHLLIAGSGIMPVADGEGPGRLQFLVGCVTVLIASVLLVVLLPRGDAPFVAAAFLATIGTLAVFAAILTEAEPREVAAVTAVVAIAVVAWLPGLSARFARLPIGYKSPDQIAAGPHGDGEQGAATESVDFVKIGNQAKRGHELLLGLVAGCSALVVGAAGVVLGFSDNSWAQLLALAAGITIMLRARLFDYTAQVACLTIAGILTVVLLILGIALHPPVDVIADLVRFGDSGPLNIRTVWFSGSIAAGAAILVGVGLIVPRKGVTPFWGRVFDIFDGVVLLSLVPLCLAVLDVYGTVRGLTGSS, from the coding sequence GTGAGCACGACTACAGGCACCGGCTTCTGCCGGGTCACAGTCGCCGCGCCGGACGCACGGATCGACGTGGCACTGCCGGAGGATGTCGCACTCGTCGATATTTATCCGGAGATCCTGCGACTCTCCGGCCAGTCCCAGGCGGAGGGCGCCCCCACCGGATACCACCTGGTGCGCCGGGACGGCACCGTCCTGGACGCCGGCCAGTCCCTCGCCCAGCAGCGCATCCTCGACGGTGACCTGCTCCTGCTGCGGCCGTTCGCCGAGTCGCTGCCGCTGCCCGTCTTCGACGACGTCTCGGACGCCGTCGCCTCCGCGGTCAAGCGCAACCGCAACCGCTGGAGCGACGACCTGATGAACATCGTCGGCCTCACCGCCGGCGTGCTCCTGCTCGTCATGATGGCGTTCGCCCTGTGGTTCTCGAACCCGGCCGATCGCGACATGCACCGCCTGCCCGGCATCATCGCCGGCGTCACCGGCATCGTCCTGGTCGCCCTGTCCGGCGTACGGGCCCGGATCTACGACGACCACGGCTCGTCCATCGCCCTGGGCCTGGCGTCGCTGCCGCACCTGCTGATCGCCGGCTCCGGGATCATGCCGGTGGCCGACGGCGAGGGCCCCGGCCGGCTGCAGTTCCTGGTCGGCTGCGTGACCGTACTGATCGCGTCCGTCCTCCTGGTGGTCCTGCTGCCGCGCGGCGACGCGCCCTTCGTGGCCGCCGCCTTCCTGGCCACCATCGGCACCCTCGCGGTCTTCGCCGCCATCCTCACCGAGGCCGAGCCGCGCGAGGTCGCCGCGGTCACCGCCGTCGTCGCCATCGCGGTGGTCGCCTGGCTGCCCGGCCTGTCCGCGCGCTTCGCCCGGCTGCCCATCGGCTACAAGTCGCCCGACCAGATCGCCGCCGGTCCGCACGGCGACGGCGAGCAGGGCGCGGCGACCGAGTCCGTCGACTTCGTCAAGATCGGCAACCAGGCCAAGCGCGGCCACGAGCTGCTGCTCGGCCTGGTCGCCGGCTGCTCCGCGCTGGTCGTCGGCGCGGCCGGTGTCGTCCTGGGCTTCTCCGACAACAGTTGGGCGCAGTTGCTGGCGCTGGCCGCCGGCATCACGATCATGCTGCGGGCCCGGCTCTTCGACTACACCGCGCAGGTCGCCTGCCTGACGATCGCCGGCATCCTGACGGTCGTGCTGCTCATCCTGGGCATCGCGCTGCACCCGCCGGTCGACGTCATCGCCGACCTCGTGCGCTTCGGCGACTCCGGCCCGCTCAACATCCGTACGGTCTGGTTCTCCGGCAGCATCGCGGCCGGCGCCGCCATCCTGGTCGGGGTGGGTCTGATCGTCCCGCGCAAGGGCGTCACCCCCTTCTGGGGCCGCGTCTTCGACATCTTCGACGGCGTCGTCCTGCTGTCGCTGGTGCCGCTGTGCCTGGCGGTACTGGACGTGTACGGCACCGTCCGCGGCCTCACCGGCTCCTCGTAG